In the genome of Sardina pilchardus chromosome 14, fSarPil1.1, whole genome shotgun sequence, one region contains:
- the LOC134100810 gene encoding liver-expressed antimicrobial peptide 2-like: MKTIDQRVIVLSLVLILIAAVQVKSAPVAEEWATGLIHRAKRSLLWRWNMLKPMGASCREHSECGTQYCRKHTCTFRSYSS, from the exons ATGAAGACCATCGATCAGAGGGTGATTGTCCTCAGTTTGGTCCTGATCCTGATCGCCGCTGTGCAG GTGAAGTCTGCTCCGGTGGCTGAGGAGTGGGCCACGGGCCTGATCCACCGGGCCAAGCGCTCTCTGCTGTGGCGCTGGAACATGCTCAAGCCTATGGGGGCCAGCTGCAGGGAGCACTCGGAGTGCGGCACACAGTACTGCAG GAAACACACCTGTACATTTCGCAGCTATTCCTCTTGA